From a region of the Micromonospora tarapacensis genome:
- a CDS encoding AAA family ATPase: MAPRLAGLNGITAGHAPDGEPVHEPASTGQVEPGGTAEYGRTILLTPASQIRMRPVAWTWTNRIPSGALTVIPGREGIGKSLTLAWLTAQITRGILPGRHHGTPRPVIYAATEDSWSQTIGPRLFAAGADMDMVYRVDVQHDGGFDALTLPRDCTALGREITRHGVALLAADPLLSLIHSGIDTHRDRDLRTALEPLVNMADRTGCAVVGLAHFNKSASADALNLITGSRAFSAVARAVIAIARDDDAGDGSCVMSQAKNNLGPLDVPSLRYVVESVEIPTDEGPAYVGKLTITGESDRSVADILGDGAGDGDTRSERDGAAAWLKDFLIAQGGEAAWADVRKAARAEGIAERTIQRARTRAGVTVERHGFPSTTVWCLNPGHGASPVTPVAPQSRQSRQLPERGATGATGPEVASLPIPGHVPLPR, encoded by the coding sequence ATGGCCCCGCGCCTGGCGGGTCTGAACGGCATCACCGCCGGTCACGCCCCGGATGGTGAACCGGTCCACGAACCGGCCAGCACCGGTCAGGTTGAGCCCGGCGGGACCGCCGAGTACGGCCGCACGATCCTGCTGACCCCGGCCTCACAGATCCGGATGCGCCCCGTCGCGTGGACGTGGACCAACCGCATTCCCTCCGGCGCGCTGACCGTGATCCCCGGCCGTGAAGGCATCGGTAAGTCCCTCACCCTGGCGTGGCTGACCGCGCAGATCACCCGAGGCATCCTGCCGGGCCGGCACCACGGCACCCCCCGGCCGGTCATCTACGCGGCCACCGAGGATTCGTGGTCGCAGACCATCGGCCCGCGACTGTTCGCGGCCGGCGCGGACATGGACATGGTGTACCGGGTCGACGTGCAACACGACGGAGGCTTTGACGCCCTCACCCTGCCCCGCGACTGCACCGCGCTGGGTCGGGAGATCACCCGGCATGGTGTGGCGCTGCTGGCCGCTGACCCGCTGCTGTCGCTGATCCACTCGGGCATCGACACCCACCGCGACCGGGACCTCCGCACCGCGCTGGAACCGTTGGTGAACATGGCCGACCGGACCGGGTGCGCGGTGGTCGGCCTGGCGCACTTCAACAAGTCCGCCAGCGCCGACGCGCTGAACCTGATCACCGGGTCACGGGCGTTCTCGGCGGTAGCGCGGGCCGTGATCGCCATTGCCCGCGACGACGACGCCGGAGACGGATCGTGCGTCATGTCCCAGGCGAAGAACAACCTCGGCCCCCTCGACGTGCCCTCACTGCGGTACGTGGTGGAGTCCGTCGAGATTCCCACCGACGAGGGACCGGCCTACGTCGGGAAGCTGACCATCACCGGAGAGTCCGACCGGTCGGTCGCAGACATCCTCGGCGACGGGGCCGGCGACGGAGACACCCGCAGCGAGCGCGACGGGGCCGCCGCCTGGCTCAAAGACTTCCTGATCGCCCAGGGCGGCGAGGCAGCATGGGCCGACGTGCGCAAGGCGGCCCGCGCCGAAGGCATCGCAGAGCGGACCATCCAACGCGCCCGCACCCGCGCCGGGGTCACCGTCGAGCGGCACGGCTTCCCCTCGACCACCGTGTGGTGCCTCAACCCCGGCCACGGAGCGTCACCAGTGACGCCAGTCGCGCCACAGTCGCGCCAGTCGCGCCAGCTTCCGGAACGTGGCGCGACTGGCGCGACTGGCCCCGAAGTGGCGTCACTGCCGATCCCCGGTCACGTTCCGTTACCCCGCTAG
- a CDS encoding single-stranded DNA-binding protein: MSKEIAMANDTTVTVVGNLTADPELRFTPAGVALVKFTVASTPRVFDRSSGEYRDGDPLFLTCTAWRDLAEHIAESLAKGTRVVVAGRLRLSRWENEQGEKRSAYGLDVDEVGPSLRFATATVKKMARTRNGDGFTPETPADDPWSTAAPAVG; the protein is encoded by the coding sequence ATCTCGAAGGAGATCGCAATGGCAAACGACACGACCGTGACGGTGGTCGGGAACCTGACCGCCGACCCGGAGCTGCGGTTCACCCCGGCCGGGGTGGCGCTGGTGAAGTTCACCGTGGCGTCCACGCCTCGGGTGTTCGACCGCAGCTCGGGCGAGTACCGCGACGGTGACCCGCTGTTCCTGACCTGCACCGCGTGGCGGGACCTGGCCGAGCACATCGCCGAGTCCCTCGCCAAGGGCACCCGTGTGGTGGTGGCCGGGCGGCTGCGGCTGTCGCGGTGGGAGAACGAGCAGGGCGAGAAGCGCTCCGCGTACGGCCTGGACGTGGACGAGGTCGGCCCGTCGCTGCGGTTCGCCACCGCGACGGTGAAGAAGATGGCCCGCACCCGTAACGGGGACGGGTTCACTCCGGAGACGCCGGCGGATGACCCGTGGTCGACCGCCGCGCCGGCGGTGGGCTGA
- a CDS encoding aminotransferase class IV family protein has product MAELNGTPITPKELQSLALINYGHFTSMRVENGCVRGLSHHLERLVRDCRKLFAVELDRGLIRQYVHQALDDRDGLFAARVTVFDPGLDMASPSRSPSYPGVLVTLREASTLPLPPLRVQSRTYTRDLPEAKHIGLFGALWHRRAAQLTGFDDAVFSDADGYLSEGPTWNLGFFDGADVVWPNAEVLPGVTMRLLQQVHDHTILAPVNLADLRGMEAAFATNVTFGMRPISQIDDVELPTEHAILDDLCKEYEAIPAEPL; this is encoded by the coding sequence ATGGCAGAGCTGAACGGCACCCCGATCACGCCCAAGGAACTTCAGTCCCTTGCCCTGATCAACTACGGGCACTTCACGTCCATGCGAGTCGAGAACGGGTGCGTCCGAGGGCTTTCACACCACCTAGAGCGGTTGGTACGAGACTGCCGGAAGCTGTTTGCCGTCGAGCTGGACCGTGGCCTCATACGCCAGTATGTGCACCAGGCCCTCGACGATCGTGACGGCTTATTCGCTGCACGGGTCACTGTGTTCGATCCAGGTCTTGACATGGCCAGTCCCAGCCGCAGCCCCAGCTATCCCGGCGTACTGGTGACCCTGCGGGAAGCCAGCACGCTGCCGTTGCCTCCGCTGCGTGTCCAGTCCAGGACCTACACCCGTGACCTTCCCGAGGCAAAGCACATCGGGCTGTTTGGAGCGCTGTGGCACCGTCGTGCCGCCCAGCTCACCGGCTTCGACGACGCCGTCTTTAGCGACGCCGATGGCTACCTTTCCGAAGGTCCCACATGGAATCTCGGCTTCTTCGATGGTGCTGACGTGGTGTGGCCCAACGCGGAGGTTCTGCCAGGCGTAACGATGCGCCTACTCCAGCAGGTCCACGACCACACCATCCTTGCCCCGGTCAACCTTGCAGACCTTCGCGGGATGGAAGCAGCGTTCGCTACCAACGTCACGTTCGGCATGCGGCCGATCAGCCAGATCGATGACGTCGAGTTGCCAACCGAGCACGCGATCCTAGATGATCTATGCAAGGAGTACGAGGCGATCCCAGCCGAGCCCCTATGA
- a CDS encoding SUMF1/EgtB/PvdO family nonheme iron enzyme has translation MAITVQRWSGREVRVLRKAKRMSLREFAGHLGISERMVSKWEAGGENLVPRPVNQSALDTSLAASSQEVQERFARELDLTADRPAGPGPAVKQSEVNDEVSTPAGDENHIRHPIDGKLMTLVEAGVFFAGDRNEPIYLPAFYMDIYPTTNADYARYVAATQANAPQHWLDGSPPANQLSHPVVFVTWRDADSYCRWAGKELPTSHQWEKAARGTRGDIYPWGSQRTPAKCNCRESGIRSTTPVSTYASGVSQYGVYDLCGNVWEWCATGSTTGRYELKGSAFTSPFLRCTPSIFNDASADMLDDDTGFRCAASVDSIRRLLGGGRGARLIPQS, from the coding sequence ATGGCGATCACGGTCCAACGGTGGTCTGGACGCGAGGTCCGCGTCCTGCGAAAAGCGAAGCGCATGAGCCTCCGTGAGTTCGCCGGACATCTCGGCATCAGCGAGCGCATGGTGTCGAAGTGGGAGGCGGGCGGCGAAAACCTCGTTCCCAGACCAGTCAACCAGTCTGCTTTAGACACATCACTCGCTGCTTCCAGCCAGGAAGTTCAAGAGCGGTTTGCCCGGGAGCTCGACCTCACAGCCGATCGGCCTGCCGGCCCTGGGCCTGCCGTCAAACAATCCGAGGTGAACGACGAAGTGTCGACACCGGCCGGAGACGAGAACCACATCAGGCATCCGATCGACGGCAAGCTGATGACGTTAGTCGAGGCGGGAGTGTTCTTCGCGGGGGACCGGAACGAGCCCATCTACCTCCCAGCTTTCTACATGGACATCTACCCCACCACCAATGCTGACTATGCCCGATACGTAGCCGCAACTCAGGCTAACGCTCCTCAGCATTGGCTTGACGGCAGCCCTCCCGCCAATCAGCTCAGTCACCCGGTAGTCTTCGTGACCTGGCGCGACGCCGATTCCTATTGTCGTTGGGCAGGGAAGGAGCTTCCCACCTCCCACCAGTGGGAAAAAGCCGCCCGGGGCACCCGAGGTGATATCTACCCGTGGGGGAGCCAGCGAACGCCGGCCAAGTGCAATTGTCGGGAGAGCGGAATCCGAAGTACTACCCCGGTTAGCACTTACGCCAGCGGCGTAAGCCAATACGGGGTGTATGACCTATGTGGCAACGTCTGGGAGTGGTGTGCAACGGGATCAACTACTGGCAGATACGAGCTAAAAGGAAGCGCCTTCACAAGCCCGTTTCTTCGCTGCACGCCCTCCATCTTCAACGATGCGTCGGCCGATATGTTGGATGACGACACCGGCTTTCGCTGCGCAGCTTCCGTCGACAGCATCCGTCGTCTGCTCGGAGGCGGTCGCGGGGCCAGGCTAATTCCACAGTCCTAG
- a CDS encoding nucleoside deaminase: protein MTDKLNALDEQLLSQAIDISRQALQEHGKTPFGALVAVGGEVVATGTSSVVELCDPTAHAEVMAIRQAATALGRHLMPDAVMYASSEPCPLCLAACYWARIPRLVFGATSYDVATYGFEDLQIYRELSLPIGDRVLTEQPAGETMRESAAQVLRAWADGLPDPVVPKY from the coding sequence GTGACCGACAAGCTAAATGCCCTGGATGAACAGCTCCTCTCTCAGGCAATCGATATTTCGAGGCAAGCGCTTCAAGAGCATGGCAAGACGCCATTCGGCGCATTAGTGGCAGTCGGTGGCGAAGTGGTGGCGACCGGCACGAGTAGCGTTGTGGAGCTTTGTGATCCGACCGCCCATGCTGAGGTGATGGCGATTCGTCAAGCGGCTACGGCTCTCGGGCGTCACCTTATGCCGGATGCGGTAATGTACGCCAGTAGCGAACCGTGCCCGCTATGCCTCGCCGCTTGCTATTGGGCGCGAATTCCTCGCCTGGTGTTCGGAGCCACAAGCTACGATGTTGCAACGTACGGATTTGAGGACTTGCAGATATATCGAGAGCTTAGCCTGCCGATCGGTGATCGGGTCCTTACGGAGCAGCCGGCAGGGGAAACCATGAGAGAGAGCGCCGCGCAGGTCTTGCGAGCGTGGGCTGATGGCCTGCCCGATCCTGTTGTACCGAAGTACTGA
- a CDS encoding DUF6197 family protein: MHATQNEVAEQVTTPARTLRDAALYLSRHGWTQGAYYDATSGSFTPPACLVGAVGMVCYGGPVDAPAQMFDAPEFADFESALVHLDRHLDAVVSDDEYKSGFDTVYDFNDAKDRTSGEVIAVLRAAANEWDRTNGGAA, from the coding sequence ATGCACGCTACCCAAAACGAGGTCGCCGAGCAGGTGACCACCCCGGCCCGCACGCTGCGGGACGCCGCCCTGTACCTGTCCCGCCACGGCTGGACGCAGGGCGCCTACTACGACGCCACGTCGGGGTCGTTCACGCCCCCGGCCTGTCTGGTCGGTGCGGTCGGCATGGTCTGCTACGGCGGACCGGTCGACGCCCCGGCGCAGATGTTCGACGCCCCCGAGTTCGCCGACTTCGAGTCCGCGTTGGTTCACCTTGACCGGCACTTGGACGCGGTAGTCAGCGACGACGAGTACAAGTCCGGGTTCGACACTGTCTACGACTTCAACGACGCCAAGGACCGCACCTCTGGCGAGGTGATCGCGGTCCTGCGGGCGGCAGCGAACGAGTGGGACCGCACCAACGGCGGTGCGGCATGA
- a CDS encoding replication initiator, with amino-acid sequence MTVSTLTVVPEAPASGTAPCAEPTTPPWYATSTDIRLQAAARLTQPDLAGWLRHVRPAAGCTRPVRLVGTIATIEATTGRLLAERSTADMPDGVIYKPCGNRRAAVCPTCSKLYQRDAYQVVRAGLVGGKGVPEQVAHHPAVFPTFTAPSFGEVHTRYVKRHTCNRRTSCDCRPEPCHPRRESTVCPHGVRLVCFARHEDTDARLGAPLCLDCYDHDAQAVWNVSAGELWRRTTIAINRYMHRLATARGIPSIPVTSPRTGKTRWVSPVRLSFGKAAEMQRRGVVHFHAIIRLDGRDADDPDAIIPAPPQLDAADLVAAVDHAAATVGFTTPDHPNQPGGWPITWGTQALTKVITVAGRGEVTDAQVAAYLAKYATKSTEVTGHASNRLTADSIDIYADPAGNHTERLIDACWMLGLPRDWRRLRRWAHMLGFGGHFLTKSRRYSITFALLRNQRVIFRRAQSSGPQETAAGTEPTTLVVNFLQFVGAGWHTTADALLANASAAMAREHQDAAREYLQTLVA; translated from the coding sequence TTGACCGTCTCGACGCTGACCGTCGTACCCGAAGCACCTGCTTCGGGTACGGCCCCGTGCGCCGAGCCGACCACGCCACCCTGGTACGCCACCTCCACCGACATCCGGCTCCAGGCCGCCGCCCGGCTCACCCAACCCGACCTCGCCGGCTGGCTGCGCCATGTCCGCCCGGCCGCCGGCTGCACCCGCCCGGTACGCCTCGTCGGCACCATCGCCACCATCGAGGCCACCACCGGCCGGCTTCTCGCGGAGCGGTCAACGGCGGACATGCCCGACGGCGTCATCTACAAGCCGTGCGGCAACCGCCGCGCCGCCGTCTGCCCGACCTGCTCGAAGCTCTACCAACGTGACGCCTACCAGGTCGTGCGGGCCGGGCTGGTTGGCGGCAAGGGTGTGCCGGAGCAGGTCGCCCACCATCCGGCGGTGTTCCCCACCTTCACCGCCCCCAGCTTCGGCGAGGTGCACACCCGCTACGTCAAGCGGCACACCTGCAACCGCCGCACCTCCTGCGACTGCCGACCCGAACCCTGTCACCCCCGCCGGGAGTCGACCGTCTGCCCGCACGGTGTGCGGCTGGTCTGCTTCGCCCGCCACGAGGACACCGACGCCCGGTTGGGCGCGCCGCTGTGCCTGGACTGCTACGACCACGACGCGCAAGCCGTGTGGAACGTCTCGGCCGGGGAACTGTGGCGGCGCACCACCATCGCCATCAACCGCTACATGCACCGCCTGGCCACCGCACGCGGCATCCCCAGCATCCCCGTGACCTCGCCGCGTACCGGCAAGACCCGGTGGGTGTCCCCGGTGCGGTTGTCGTTCGGCAAGGCCGCCGAGATGCAACGACGCGGCGTCGTGCACTTCCACGCCATCATCCGCCTCGACGGCCGCGACGCCGACGACCCGGATGCCATCATCCCGGCCCCGCCGCAGCTCGACGCCGCCGACCTGGTCGCCGCCGTCGACCACGCCGCCGCCACCGTCGGCTTCACCACCCCCGACCACCCCAACCAGCCCGGCGGCTGGCCAATCACCTGGGGCACACAGGCGCTCACCAAAGTAATCACCGTGGCCGGCCGGGGCGAGGTGACCGACGCCCAAGTGGCCGCCTACCTCGCCAAGTACGCCACCAAGTCCACCGAGGTCACCGGCCACGCCTCCAACCGGCTCACCGCCGACAGCATCGACATCTACGCCGACCCGGCCGGCAACCACACCGAACGCCTCATCGACGCCTGCTGGATGCTCGGCCTCCCCCGCGACTGGCGGCGGCTGCGCCGCTGGGCACACATGCTCGGCTTCGGCGGCCACTTCCTCACCAAGTCCCGCCGCTACTCGATCACCTTCGCCCTGCTCCGCAACCAACGCGTCATCTTCCGCCGTGCCCAGAGCAGCGGACCGCAGGAAACCGCGGCCGGCACCGAGCCGACAACGCTCGTCGTCAACTTCCTGCAATTCGTGGGCGCCGGATGGCACACCACCGCAGACGCGCTGCTCGCCAACGCCTCCGCCGCAATGGCCCGAGAGCACCAGGACGCCGCCCGCGAGTACCTACAGACCCTCGTCGCCTGA
- a CDS encoding HNH endonuclease has protein sequence MARPCSKRMRRIKRGLAARDGAQCFYCGLPFLTLLAATVDHLIPQSLLPGWAQINLVLACRPCNQRKSGQLPQVFLRTAGLVPPLRQPTRSRLAVLLASLAARLAQVAQMHRRMTTPVVTTCR, from the coding sequence ATGGCCCGGCCATGCAGCAAGCGGATGCGGCGGATCAAGCGAGGGTTGGCGGCGCGGGATGGCGCGCAGTGCTTCTACTGCGGTCTGCCGTTCCTGACGCTGCTCGCGGCGACGGTGGATCACCTGATTCCGCAGAGCCTCCTTCCGGGGTGGGCGCAAATCAACCTGGTGTTGGCGTGCCGGCCGTGCAACCAGCGCAAGTCCGGGCAGCTTCCGCAGGTGTTCCTGCGGACCGCCGGCCTGGTGCCGCCGCTGCGTCAGCCAACCCGTAGCCGCCTCGCGGTGCTGCTCGCCTCGCTGGCGGCCCGCCTCGCGCAGGTCGCGCAGATGCACCGCCGGATGACAACCCCGGTTGTCACCACCTGCCGGTGA
- a CDS encoding helix-turn-helix domain-containing protein, with amino-acid sequence METRWKRMRFERGWSQRDVLRRLAVAARRQGVALPAEESVKKALSRWENGHSRPTSFYYGLLAEVFDLPADAGPVPVAGPKPGTVTAELAQMRAEVGRLAELVSHLAAVA; translated from the coding sequence ATGGAGACGCGCTGGAAGCGGATGCGGTTCGAGCGGGGTTGGTCGCAGCGTGACGTGCTGCGGCGGCTGGCGGTGGCGGCCCGCCGGCAGGGAGTGGCTTTGCCGGCTGAGGAGTCGGTGAAGAAGGCGCTGTCTCGGTGGGAGAACGGGCACAGCCGGCCGACCTCGTTCTACTACGGGCTGTTGGCCGAGGTGTTCGATCTGCCGGCCGACGCCGGTCCGGTGCCGGTGGCTGGGCCGAAGCCGGGCACGGTGACGGCCGAGTTGGCGCAGATGCGCGCCGAGGTGGGGCGGCTTGCCGAGTTGGTGTCGCACCTGGCGGCGGTGGCGTGA
- a CDS encoding helix-turn-helix domain-containing protein: protein MSTVIPFPQRPTPTTPTEAGATSTSRPAPVVSAVYTVAETAEILRLSLGSTYALVRSGDIPAIKLGGRWAIPKRRLHQWIDGLPTASVEDVERELAAIERREQREQRHRNGA from the coding sequence GTGAGCACCGTCATCCCCTTCCCACAGCGACCGACCCCGACCACCCCCACCGAGGCGGGGGCCACCTCCACCAGCCGACCCGCGCCCGTCGTCAGCGCCGTCTACACCGTCGCCGAAACCGCCGAGATCCTGCGACTGTCCCTCGGCTCCACCTACGCCCTCGTCCGCTCCGGCGACATCCCCGCGATCAAACTCGGCGGACGGTGGGCCATCCCGAAGCGCCGCCTCCACCAATGGATCGACGGACTACCCACCGCCAGCGTCGAAGACGTCGAACGAGAACTAGCCGCAATCGAACGCCGCGAGCAACGCGAGCAGCGCCACCGCAACGGCGCGTAA
- a CDS encoding GntR family transcriptional regulator gives MDPRPTAVQAPIHLRIADDIRMKIERGDLRPGAPLPTLAELCERWSCSMNSARSAVALLKAQGLIVTGRGKAPTVRVQTQRVVRSSERHQIEKDLAIKSESERAKIGEAETNLAMSISDQRFTSVYDQVAADEEISNALEITQGDGVLRRRYESFDSSTGYYLSKSVSYIPLVLVESNPALLDQGNEPWPGGTQHQLMTVGIEIDRMVDRVTARMPTTVEAQMWNLPAGVPLILCRRVSCDLDGRVVEISDADYPADRSELEFVTKLRPWPKKRRPT, from the coding sequence ATGGACCCACGCCCGACAGCGGTACAGGCACCCATCCACCTGCGCATTGCCGATGACATCCGTATGAAGATCGAGCGAGGTGACCTCCGCCCGGGGGCACCCCTGCCGACGCTCGCTGAGCTGTGCGAGCGCTGGTCATGCTCCATGAATTCCGCCCGGAGCGCGGTCGCGCTTCTCAAAGCACAGGGCTTGATCGTGACGGGAAGAGGGAAAGCTCCGACCGTCCGTGTTCAGACTCAACGGGTCGTACGTTCGTCTGAGCGGCATCAAATCGAGAAAGACCTTGCCATTAAGTCCGAGTCGGAGCGGGCAAAGATCGGCGAGGCCGAAACCAACCTCGCCATGTCGATCTCGGATCAGCGGTTTACCTCCGTTTACGATCAGGTTGCAGCAGACGAAGAAATCTCGAATGCGTTGGAAATTACCCAAGGCGACGGGGTACTGCGGCGACGATACGAGTCCTTCGACTCCTCAACGGGCTACTATCTATCTAAGAGCGTGTCCTACATTCCTTTGGTGCTTGTCGAGTCGAATCCCGCACTGCTCGATCAGGGCAACGAGCCGTGGCCTGGCGGCACTCAACATCAGTTGATGACCGTAGGAATCGAGATCGATCGCATGGTCGATAGGGTGACCGCTCGGATGCCGACAACAGTCGAAGCACAGATGTGGAATCTGCCCGCTGGTGTGCCGCTCATACTGTGCCGTCGCGTCTCTTGCGACCTAGATGGACGGGTGGTGGAAATATCTGACGCCGATTACCCCGCCGATCGGTCGGAGCTTGAGTTTGTTACAAAGCTCAGGCCCTGGCCAAAGAAGCGTCGTCCTACCTGA
- a CDS encoding helix-turn-helix domain-containing protein: protein MSGIGAARATFYRSAEVAEMLRCSEWWVKEQARRRRIPYCWIGGSYLFTEEHIREILRLFEVRPSGDSAQAPAPGRSPLRTVGAEDVPVVQLSARVPRRARRAAPGAAA, encoded by the coding sequence GTGAGCGGCATCGGAGCGGCACGCGCGACCTTCTACCGCTCGGCGGAGGTCGCGGAGATGCTGCGCTGCTCTGAGTGGTGGGTGAAGGAGCAGGCCCGTAGACGCCGCATTCCGTACTGCTGGATCGGTGGCAGCTACCTGTTCACCGAGGAGCACATCAGGGAGATCCTCCGGCTGTTCGAGGTCAGGCCGAGCGGCGATTCCGCCCAGGCACCTGCACCCGGCCGGAGTCCCCTCCGGACCGTCGGCGCGGAGGACGTCCCGGTTGTCCAGCTCAGCGCGCGTGTACCGCGTCGCGCACGTCGCGCCGCGCCGGGCGCGGCGGCATAG
- a CDS encoding tyrosine-type recombinase/integrase — protein sequence MGFVIRTDAGTYRANWRDTTGRQKAKTFPTRRQARDFLAETEAALSRGLYVDPHAGRVLFEVYAAKWTAGRNDEVVTIARDASVMRHRVLPRWGAVPVGRISHSDVQQWATELGQRLAPATVRECCRLLRAVLALAARDRIIAENPADGVRLPKRRRTDADEQVITREAFATLLPEIPKRYRALVALAGGTGLRWGECVGLTWDAIDLDKATAKVSRVGVEVAGTVTFKPYPKSRAGRRTVPLPPFAVRELRRHRKAVPPGAAGEVFTNEAGGSMRRTVFRAWIWRPALVRAGLLGQVVQVGPRAWRATWRDRSGSEVSEELANRRVARARVSRMAQGGLRFHDLRHSYATWLITDGVPVNDVARVMGHEQISTTLDRYTHAFEAGADRVRESFADFPLTSEENDDQDGGTAVA from the coding sequence GTGGGATTCGTCATCCGAACCGACGCTGGCACCTACCGTGCCAACTGGCGCGACACCACCGGCCGACAGAAGGCCAAGACCTTCCCTACCAGGCGGCAGGCCAGGGACTTTCTCGCGGAGACGGAGGCAGCGCTCAGCCGAGGGCTTTACGTCGACCCGCACGCCGGCCGCGTGCTCTTCGAGGTCTACGCGGCCAAGTGGACCGCCGGCCGCAATGACGAGGTGGTGACCATCGCTCGGGACGCCTCGGTCATGCGGCACCGGGTGCTGCCACGCTGGGGCGCGGTGCCGGTGGGCCGGATCAGTCACTCCGACGTTCAGCAGTGGGCGACCGAGCTGGGTCAGCGCCTGGCCCCGGCGACCGTCCGGGAGTGCTGCCGTCTGCTGCGGGCCGTGCTGGCGCTTGCCGCTCGCGACCGCATCATCGCTGAGAACCCCGCCGATGGAGTGCGCCTGCCCAAGCGCCGCCGCACCGATGCCGATGAGCAGGTCATCACCCGAGAAGCGTTCGCGACCCTGCTGCCGGAGATCCCGAAGCGCTACCGGGCGTTGGTGGCGCTGGCGGGTGGAACCGGGCTGCGGTGGGGTGAGTGCGTCGGCCTGACGTGGGACGCGATCGACCTGGACAAGGCCACGGCAAAGGTCAGCCGGGTCGGTGTCGAGGTGGCCGGCACGGTGACGTTCAAGCCCTACCCGAAGTCCCGCGCGGGCCGGCGCACGGTGCCGCTACCGCCGTTCGCCGTGCGGGAGCTCCGGCGCCACCGCAAGGCCGTCCCGCCGGGCGCGGCTGGTGAGGTCTTCACCAACGAGGCGGGCGGATCGATGCGCCGCACCGTGTTTCGCGCCTGGATCTGGCGACCGGCGCTCGTGCGCGCTGGACTTCTCGGCCAGGTCGTCCAGGTCGGCCCCCGCGCGTGGCGTGCGACCTGGCGCGATCGCAGCGGCAGTGAAGTCAGCGAGGAACTTGCCAACCGCCGGGTAGCCCGCGCTCGCGTCTCTCGCATGGCGCAAGGTGGGCTGCGGTTCCATGACCTGCGGCACTCGTACGCGACGTGGCTCATCACGGACGGCGTGCCGGTCAACGACGTGGCCCGGGTGATGGGGCACGAGCAGATCTCGACCACGCTCGACCGCTACACGCACGCCTTCGAGGCCGGCGCTGACCGGGTGCGGGAGTCGTTCGCTGACTTTCCGCTGACTTCCGAAGAGAACGACGACCAGGACGGCGGGACGGCAGTGGCGTAA
- a CDS encoding FtsK/SpoIIIE domain-containing protein, with translation MMSTLTVSAVPGGMPADPSVSIFDPVHVGVDEFGHPVRVPLIYRNLLIGGEPGGGKSTLLNLIVAHAALSLDCRLCLLDGKQVELGQWKSCADVFVGPDITHALATLRRMQIVMDNRYAYLEVAGRRKTQRDDVFSPILVAIDEIAYFSATVGDKKTREDFAGLLRDLVARGRAVGIIVVAATQRPSSDIIPTSLRDLFAWRCAFRCTTNVSSDIVLGHGWADRGWSSNTVSPTNPGVGLLIAEGGIPQLIKAAYLDDAACARIAIHAARMRADRSKERAA, from the coding sequence CTGATGTCGACGCTGACCGTTTCCGCCGTACCGGGTGGCATGCCCGCTGACCCGTCCGTGTCGATCTTCGACCCGGTGCATGTCGGGGTGGACGAGTTCGGCCACCCGGTGCGGGTCCCACTGATCTACCGCAACTTGTTGATCGGTGGGGAACCGGGCGGCGGCAAGTCGACCCTGCTGAACCTGATCGTGGCTCACGCCGCCCTGTCGCTGGACTGCCGGCTGTGCCTGCTCGACGGCAAGCAGGTCGAGTTGGGTCAGTGGAAGAGCTGCGCTGACGTGTTCGTCGGCCCGGACATCACGCATGCCCTGGCCACGCTGCGACGGATGCAGATCGTGATGGACAACCGGTACGCCTACCTGGAAGTGGCCGGCCGCCGGAAGACCCAACGCGATGACGTGTTCAGCCCGATCCTGGTCGCGATTGATGAGATCGCCTATTTCTCGGCCACCGTCGGGGACAAGAAGACCCGGGAGGACTTCGCGGGTCTGCTGCGGGACCTGGTGGCTCGGGGCCGGGCGGTCGGCATCATCGTCGTCGCGGCGACGCAACGCCCCTCGTCCGACATCATCCCCACCTCGCTGCGGGACCTGTTCGCGTGGCGGTGTGCCTTCCGGTGCACCACCAACGTGTCCTCCGACATCGTGCTGGGGCACGGGTGGGCCGATCGTGGCTGGTCGTCCAACACGGTCAGTCCGACCAATCCCGGTGTGGGCCTGCTCATCGCCGAGGGCGGCATCCCGCAACTGATCAAAGCCGCGTACCTGGATGACGCGGCCTGCGCCCGGATCGCCATCCACGCCGCCCGCATGCGGGCTGACCGCAGCAAGGAGCGTGCGGCATGA